A single region of the Streptomyces caelestis genome encodes:
- a CDS encoding GNAT family N-acetyltransferase — translation MTGVLTVDRPAQPTAPTRYTVALARTEEDVRAAQRLRHDVFAGELGALLTGSQPGLDVDPFDAYCDHLLVREETTGQVVGTYRLLPPERATVAGRLYSESEFDLSSLAGIRPELVEVGRSCVHPDHRDGAVISLIWAGIARYMADRGHEWLAGCCSVPLGDGGALASATWDRVSAKHLSPQEYRVRPLLPWVPGPAPAARVELPALLRGYLRLGAWVCGEPAHDPDFGVADLYVLLPMSRVNPRYLRHFLSLVPA, via the coding sequence ATGACCGGCGTACTGACCGTCGACCGCCCCGCGCAGCCCACGGCCCCCACCCGCTACACCGTCGCCCTCGCCCGGACCGAGGAGGACGTGCGTGCCGCGCAGCGGCTGCGGCACGACGTCTTCGCCGGGGAGCTGGGCGCCCTGCTGACCGGCTCGCAGCCCGGGCTGGACGTCGACCCGTTCGACGCGTACTGCGACCACCTGCTCGTCCGCGAGGAGACGACCGGCCAGGTCGTCGGCACCTACCGGCTGCTGCCGCCGGAGCGCGCGACGGTCGCCGGACGGCTGTACTCCGAGAGCGAGTTCGACCTGAGCTCCCTCGCCGGGATCCGGCCGGAGCTCGTCGAGGTGGGCCGCTCCTGCGTGCACCCCGACCACCGCGACGGCGCGGTCATCAGCCTCATCTGGGCCGGTATCGCCCGGTACATGGCCGACCGGGGCCACGAGTGGCTCGCCGGCTGCTGCTCCGTCCCGCTCGGCGACGGCGGCGCACTGGCCTCCGCCACCTGGGACCGGGTGAGCGCCAAGCACCTGTCGCCGCAGGAGTACCGCGTCCGTCCGCTGCTGCCGTGGGTCCCGGGCCCCGCACCCGCCGCCCGCGTCGAACTGCCCGCCCTGCTGCGCGGCTACCTGCGCCTCGGCGCCTGGGTGTGCGGCGAACCGGCCCACGACCCGGACTTCGGCGTCGCCGACCTGTACGTGCTGCTGCCGATGAGCCGGGTCAACCCGCGCTACCTGCGGCACTTCCTGTCCCTCGTCCCCGCCTGA
- a CDS encoding lysophospholipid acyltransferase family protein produces MSAWLPTAPCTPQACVEASAGVTARAVPRAVLRLTGVLLLLLAGIALSPLGARIPAPMVRRWCRWIVRAAGVRVRVTGAAVPTGGLLLVANHISWLDIPLLAAVRPARMLAKTEVRRWPVAGPVAARAALFIDRDRLRALPDTVARIARALREGAAVAAFPEGSTWCGRAQGTFRRAVFQAALDAGVPVQPVRIRYRLTDGTATTAPAFVGDDTLLASLWRVATARDLVAEVEVRAPIPPGTHPDRRSLAHSAQPQEMAAPAWTHTVLVA; encoded by the coding sequence ATGAGTGCCTGGCTGCCCACCGCGCCCTGCACGCCGCAGGCCTGTGTCGAGGCGTCGGCGGGGGTGACGGCGCGGGCCGTGCCGCGTGCCGTGCTGCGGCTCACCGGGGTCCTCCTGCTGCTGCTCGCGGGGATCGCGCTGTCGCCGCTCGGCGCACGCATACCGGCGCCCATGGTCCGGCGGTGGTGCCGGTGGATCGTGCGAGCCGCAGGGGTCCGGGTCCGCGTCACCGGCGCCGCCGTCCCCACCGGCGGACTGCTGCTGGTCGCCAACCACATCTCCTGGCTGGACATACCGCTGCTCGCCGCCGTACGCCCCGCCCGGATGCTGGCCAAGACCGAGGTACGGCGGTGGCCCGTCGCCGGGCCGGTGGCCGCCCGCGCCGCCCTGTTCATCGACCGGGACCGGCTGCGGGCCCTCCCGGACACCGTCGCCCGTATCGCCCGGGCCCTGCGCGAGGGCGCCGCCGTCGCGGCCTTCCCCGAGGGCAGCACCTGGTGCGGCCGGGCTCAGGGCACCTTCCGCCGGGCCGTCTTCCAGGCCGCCCTCGACGCCGGGGTGCCGGTCCAGCCGGTCCGCATCCGCTACCGGCTCACCGACGGAACCGCCACCACCGCCCCCGCGTTCGTCGGCGACGACACCCTGCTCGCCTCCCTGTGGCGGGTCGCGACGGCCCGCGACCTGGTCGCCGAGGTCGAGGTCCGCGCCCCCATCCCCCCGGGCACTCATCCCGACCGCCGCTCTTTGGCCCACTCCGCCCAGCCACAGGAGATGGCGGCGCCGGCGTGGACGCACACGGTGCTGGTGGCGTAG
- a CDS encoding ATP-binding cassette domain-containing protein has product MHDPHGPHDPYVRVRGAREHNLKGVDVDIPRDVLTVFTGVSGSGKSSLAFGTIYAEAQRRYFESVAPYARRLIHQVGAPKVGEISGLPPAVSLQQRRAAPTSRSSVGTVTNLSNSLRMLFSRAGTYPPGAGRLDSDAFSPNTAAGACPECHGLGRVHRTSEELLVPDPSLSIREGAIAAWPGAWQGKNLRDVLDALGYDVDRPWRELPADEREWILFTDEQPVVTVHPVREADRIQRPYQGTYMSARRYVMKTFSDSKSPTLRAKAERFLTSAPCPACGGSRLRPEALAVTFGGRTIAELAALPLVELADGLDGTSETARVLTDDLTSRIAPIVELGLGYLSLDRPAPTLSAGELQRLRLATQLRSGLFGVVYVLDEPSAGLHPADTEALLVVLERLKAAGNSVFVVEHHLDVIRGADWLVDVGPHAGEHGGRVLHSGPVAGLAAVGESATARYLFGDSPTPAREVREPSGWLKTGPVTRHNLRGVAAEFPLGVFTAVTGVSGSGKSTLIGEITQDTAGVGRLVSVDQKPIGRTPRSNLATYTGLFDVVRKVFAATDGARERGFGVGRFSFNVAGGRCETCQGEGFVSVELLFLPSTYAPCPDCGGDRYNPQTLEVTYRGRNIAQVLDLTVESAAEFFADTPAVARSLGTLLDVGLGYLRLGQPATELSGGEAQRIKLASELQRGRRGHTLYLLDEPTTGLHPADVDVLMRQLHGLVDAGHTVIVVEHDMSVVAGADWVIDLGPGGGDAGGRIVAAGPPAEVARSERSRTAPYLARTLSGGG; this is encoded by the coding sequence ATGCACGACCCTCACGGCCCCCACGACCCGTACGTCCGTGTCCGCGGTGCCCGCGAGCACAACCTCAAGGGCGTGGACGTCGACATTCCCCGGGACGTGCTGACCGTGTTCACCGGCGTGTCCGGCTCGGGCAAGTCGTCGCTGGCGTTCGGCACGATCTACGCGGAGGCGCAGCGGCGCTACTTCGAGTCGGTGGCGCCGTACGCGCGCCGGCTGATCCACCAGGTGGGGGCGCCGAAGGTCGGGGAGATCAGCGGTCTGCCGCCGGCCGTCTCGCTCCAGCAGCGCCGGGCGGCTCCCACCTCGCGCTCCTCGGTCGGCACCGTCACCAACCTCTCGAACTCGCTGCGCATGCTGTTCTCCCGGGCCGGCACCTACCCGCCCGGCGCCGGGCGTCTCGACTCCGACGCCTTCTCGCCCAACACGGCGGCCGGGGCCTGCCCGGAGTGCCACGGGCTCGGCCGGGTCCACCGTACGAGCGAGGAGTTGCTGGTCCCCGATCCGTCGCTGTCGATCCGCGAGGGGGCGATCGCCGCGTGGCCGGGCGCCTGGCAGGGCAAGAACCTGCGGGACGTCCTCGACGCCCTCGGGTACGACGTGGACCGGCCGTGGCGGGAGCTGCCCGCCGACGAGCGCGAGTGGATCCTGTTCACCGACGAGCAGCCGGTGGTCACCGTGCACCCGGTGCGGGAGGCGGACCGGATCCAACGGCCGTACCAGGGCACGTACATGAGCGCCCGGCGGTATGTGATGAAGACCTTCTCGGATTCCAAGAGCCCGACCCTGCGGGCGAAGGCCGAGCGGTTCCTCACCAGCGCCCCCTGCCCGGCGTGCGGTGGCAGCCGGCTGCGGCCGGAGGCGCTGGCGGTGACGTTCGGCGGCCGGACCATCGCCGAGCTGGCGGCACTGCCGCTGGTGGAGCTGGCCGACGGTCTGGACGGAACGTCGGAGACCGCCCGGGTCCTCACCGACGACCTCACGTCCCGTATCGCGCCGATCGTCGAACTCGGCCTCGGCTACCTCAGCCTCGACCGGCCCGCCCCCACCCTCTCCGCGGGCGAGCTGCAACGCCTGCGCCTCGCCACCCAGCTGCGCTCCGGTCTGTTCGGTGTCGTCTACGTCCTCGACGAGCCGTCGGCGGGGCTGCACCCGGCGGACACCGAGGCGCTGCTCGTCGTGCTGGAGCGGCTGAAGGCGGCCGGGAACTCGGTGTTCGTGGTGGAGCACCACCTCGATGTCATACGCGGGGCCGACTGGCTGGTCGACGTGGGTCCGCACGCGGGCGAGCACGGCGGGCGGGTGCTGCACAGCGGCCCGGTCGCCGGGCTGGCGGCCGTCGGGGAGTCGGCGACGGCACGCTACCTGTTCGGCGACTCCCCCACCCCGGCGCGCGAGGTGCGCGAACCGAGCGGGTGGCTGAAGACCGGCCCGGTCACCCGGCACAACCTGCGCGGTGTGGCCGCCGAGTTCCCGCTCGGCGTGTTCACCGCGGTCACCGGAGTGTCCGGCTCCGGCAAGTCCACGCTCATCGGGGAGATCACGCAGGACACGGCCGGGGTGGGCCGGCTGGTCTCGGTCGACCAGAAGCCGATCGGACGCACTCCGCGTTCGAACCTCGCGACGTACACCGGCCTCTTCGACGTCGTGCGCAAGGTGTTCGCGGCCACCGACGGGGCGCGCGAACGGGGCTTCGGCGTCGGCCGGTTCTCCTTCAACGTGGCGGGAGGGCGCTGCGAGACGTGCCAGGGCGAGGGGTTCGTCAGTGTGGAGCTGCTCTTCCTGCCGAGCACCTACGCGCCCTGCCCGGACTGCGGCGGAGACCGGTACAACCCTCAGACGCTGGAGGTGACGTACCGGGGGCGGAACATCGCGCAGGTGCTGGACCTGACGGTGGAGAGTGCGGCGGAGTTCTTCGCGGACACCCCGGCCGTCGCCCGCAGCCTCGGCACGCTGCTCGACGTGGGTCTGGGTTACCTCCGCCTCGGCCAGCCCGCGACCGAGTTGTCCGGCGGCGAGGCCCAGCGCATCAAACTGGCGAGCGAGCTCCAGCGCGGGCGGCGCGGTCACACGCTCTACCTCCTCGACGAGCCCACGACCGGCCTCCACCCGGCCGACGTGGACGTCCTGATGCGCCAGTTGCACGGCCTCGTCGACGCCGGGCACACCGTGATCGTCGTCGAGCACGACATGTCCGTCGTCGCGGGCGCGGACTGGGTCATCGACCTCGGCCCGGGCGGCGGCGACGCGGGCGGCCGGATCGTGGCAGCGGGGCCGCCGGCGGAGGTGGCGCGGTCCGAGCGGAGCAGGACGGCGCCGTATCTCGCCCGCACGCTGTCCGGGGGTGGCTGA
- a CDS encoding LLM class flavin-dependent oxidoreductase, whose translation MSSSIATTRFSVLDRSRTREGHTHPEALRDTVRLAGELEGLGYHRLWVSEHHGVPGVAGSAPTVLAAAVAAATHTIRVGTGGVMLPNHRPLVVAEQFGVLESLFPGRIDMGLGRSVGFTDGVRKALGRDKEDAEDFEAQLRELLGWFQGTSPTGVRARPAEGLTVPPFVLALGEGAGIAARAGLPMVIGDFRNREKMRRGIDHYREHFRPSPWASEPYVVVSGTVAVAGTPEEARRLLVPEAWAMAYSRTHGTFPPLPPAERVETLTMTGRERGFYESGLTGHIAGTEEQVAHELETVLKETGAQEVLVTTSTFDREALLDSYRRLAAITSG comes from the coding sequence GTGAGTTCCTCGATCGCCACCACCCGCTTCTCCGTCCTCGACCGGTCCCGCACCCGCGAGGGACACACGCATCCCGAGGCGCTGCGCGACACCGTGCGGCTGGCCGGGGAGCTGGAGGGGCTCGGGTACCACCGGCTGTGGGTCTCGGAGCATCACGGCGTTCCCGGGGTCGCCGGTTCCGCGCCGACCGTGCTGGCGGCCGCCGTCGCCGCCGCCACACACACGATCCGGGTCGGCACCGGCGGGGTGATGCTGCCCAACCACCGGCCGCTGGTCGTGGCCGAGCAGTTCGGGGTGCTGGAGTCGCTGTTCCCCGGGCGGATCGACATGGGCCTGGGACGTTCCGTCGGCTTCACGGACGGGGTGCGCAAGGCCCTGGGCCGTGACAAGGAGGATGCCGAGGACTTCGAGGCCCAGCTGCGTGAGCTGCTCGGCTGGTTCCAAGGCACCTCCCCGACCGGAGTGCGCGCCCGTCCCGCAGAGGGACTGACCGTGCCGCCGTTCGTCCTGGCCCTGGGCGAGGGCGCCGGCATCGCGGCCCGCGCGGGGCTGCCCATGGTCATCGGCGACTTCAGGAACCGGGAGAAGATGCGGCGCGGCATCGACCACTACCGCGAGCACTTCCGCCCCTCGCCCTGGGCGAGCGAGCCGTACGTGGTCGTCTCGGGCACGGTCGCGGTGGCCGGGACCCCCGAGGAGGCACGGCGGCTGCTCGTCCCGGAGGCCTGGGCGATGGCGTACTCCCGCACGCACGGCACCTTCCCGCCCCTGCCGCCCGCCGAGCGCGTCGAGACGCTCACCATGACCGGCAGGGAACGCGGCTTCTACGAGTCCGGCCTCACCGGCCACATCGCCGGCACCGAGGAGCAGGTCGCGCACGAGCTGGAGACGGTGCTCAAAGAGACGGGGGCGCAGGAGGTCCTGGTCACCACCAGCACGTTCGACCGCGAGGCGCTGCTGGACTCCTACCGGCGGCTGGCCGCGATCACCTCCGGTTAG
- a CDS encoding nucleotidyltransferase domain-containing protein, translated as MAVANILLSGIVGSTAYGLARQGSDIDRLGMFAAPTEALHGLHAPKESHVTTAPDRTLHEAAKWCRLALGGNPTAMELVWLPDELYEVRTPLGDELIGIRTSFLCAKRVRDAYLGYATQQFRRLENRGDGSFSADTRGRTAKHARHLKRLCHQGLVLYTTGRLEIRVEDPEEYHAFGERVAADPAAALPLLRHYEAAFDETPTVLPERPGEAAVEAWLRRVRGLFYTADAVTSCSCSQASSMP; from the coding sequence ATGGCCGTCGCGAACATCCTGCTGTCCGGCATCGTCGGCTCGACCGCGTACGGCCTCGCCCGTCAGGGCTCGGACATCGACCGCCTCGGCATGTTCGCCGCGCCCACCGAGGCACTGCACGGGCTCCACGCTCCGAAGGAGTCCCACGTCACCACGGCACCGGACCGCACCCTGCACGAGGCCGCCAAGTGGTGCCGACTCGCCCTCGGCGGCAATCCGACCGCCATGGAACTGGTGTGGCTCCCGGACGAGCTGTACGAGGTGCGTACCCCGCTGGGCGACGAACTGATCGGCATACGTACGTCGTTCCTGTGCGCGAAGCGCGTCCGGGACGCCTATCTCGGCTACGCCACCCAGCAGTTCCGCCGGCTCGAGAACCGCGGCGACGGCTCGTTCTCGGCGGACACCCGGGGGCGCACCGCGAAGCACGCCCGGCACCTGAAGCGGCTGTGCCACCAGGGCCTGGTGCTGTACACCACCGGCCGACTGGAGATCCGCGTCGAGGACCCCGAGGAGTACCACGCCTTCGGCGAGCGCGTCGCCGCCGACCCGGCGGCCGCGCTGCCCCTGCTCAGGCACTACGAGGCCGCCTTCGACGAGACGCCCACCGTGCTGCCCGAGCGGCCCGGCGAGGCGGCCGTCGAAGCGTGGCTGCGCCGGGTCCGCGGCCTCTTCTACACCGCGGATGCCGTCACGTCGTGCTCGTGCTCGCAGGCCTCGTCGATGCCGTAG
- a CDS encoding GTP-binding protein, with amino-acid sequence MSYERLPVTVLSGFLGAGKTTLLNHVLANREGLRVAVIVNDMSEVNIDAALVRGGEAALSRTEERLVELTNGCICCTLRDDLLEEVDRLAREGRFDHLLIESSGISEPMPVAATFAFARDDGATLDDVALLDTMVTVVDAANFLAELDSGDDLAERGLAPYEDDERTVSDLLVDQVEFADVLVLNKLDLVDEESAARLRAALTRLNPVARLVTATHGRVDLRQVLGTRLFDLERAQQAPGWVRELNGDHVPETEEYGISSTVFRSGLPFHPGRLWTFVTEELDAGTYGRILRSKGFFTLASRPRVTGLWSQAGSVARFEPSAARDGDTSFAQELVFIGTGLDAPALHAALTDCLMAPGEPVPVDDPFPAWDTYGIDEACEHEHDVTASAV; translated from the coding sequence GTGTCGTACGAACGGCTGCCCGTCACCGTGCTCTCCGGATTCCTCGGGGCGGGCAAGACCACCCTGCTCAACCATGTCCTGGCCAATCGCGAGGGCCTCCGCGTCGCCGTCATCGTCAACGACATGAGCGAGGTCAACATCGACGCGGCCCTGGTGCGCGGCGGCGAGGCCGCCCTGTCGCGGACCGAGGAACGCCTGGTCGAGTTGACCAACGGCTGCATCTGCTGCACCCTGCGCGACGACCTCCTGGAGGAGGTCGACCGCCTGGCCCGCGAGGGCCGGTTCGACCATCTCCTCATCGAGTCGTCCGGGATCTCCGAACCGATGCCCGTCGCGGCCACCTTCGCCTTCGCCCGTGACGACGGAGCCACCCTCGACGACGTGGCCCTGCTGGACACCATGGTCACGGTCGTGGACGCGGCCAACTTCCTCGCCGAACTGGACAGCGGCGACGACCTCGCCGAGCGGGGTCTCGCCCCGTACGAGGACGACGAGCGCACGGTCAGCGATCTGCTCGTCGACCAGGTCGAGTTCGCCGACGTCCTGGTCCTCAACAAGCTCGACCTGGTGGACGAGGAGTCGGCGGCCCGGCTGCGGGCGGCCCTGACCCGGCTGAACCCGGTCGCCCGGCTGGTCACGGCGACGCACGGCCGGGTGGACCTCCGCCAGGTGCTCGGCACCCGTCTGTTCGACCTGGAACGCGCCCAGCAGGCGCCGGGCTGGGTCCGGGAACTCAACGGCGACCACGTCCCCGAGACCGAGGAGTACGGCATCTCCTCCACCGTCTTCCGGTCCGGACTCCCCTTCCACCCCGGGCGGTTGTGGACGTTCGTCACGGAGGAACTGGACGCCGGGACGTACGGGCGGATCCTGCGCTCCAAGGGCTTCTTCACCCTGGCGAGCCGCCCGCGGGTGACGGGCCTGTGGTCACAGGCCGGCTCCGTCGCCCGCTTCGAGCCCTCCGCGGCCCGGGACGGGGACACCTCCTTCGCGCAGGAGCTGGTGTTCATCGGCACGGGGCTGGACGCCCCGGCTCTGCACGCCGCCCTGACCGACTGCCTGATGGCACCCGGCGAGCCCGTGCCGGTGGACGACCCGTTCCCCGCCTGGGACACCTACGGCATCGACGAGGCCTGCGAGCACGAGCACGACGTGACGGCATCCGCGGTGTAG
- the rpmF gene encoding 50S ribosomal protein L32, whose protein sequence is MAVPKRKMSRSNTRHRRAQWKAATPTLVPVTIDGVRHLVPQNLVKAYERGLLRPEG, encoded by the coding sequence ATGGCTGTCCCGAAGCGGAAGATGTCCCGCAGCAACACCCGTCACCGCCGCGCCCAGTGGAAGGCCGCCACGCCGACGCTGGTCCCGGTCACGATCGACGGCGTCCGTCACCTCGTACCGCAGAACCTGGTCAAGGCCTACGAGCGCGGCCTGCTGCGCCCCGAGGGCTGA
- a CDS encoding sodium/solute symporter: MVTIAAIDDSSLQLTFVLFLTVVVITLFTALLTAPQRDEISEFYLGNRTMSPLRNGLAMCGDYLSAATLLGSTGLVALTGYDGLMYLGGTTVAWMMVLLLIAEPLQRTGRFTLGDTVALRLPRQQRPVRVALAVCILAITTLYLVAQLVGSVALLTQFTGAPSATTRTLCVAVIGTFVILYASLGGMPGATVIQIIKAVMLIVGVLFTAGWVLHRFDWNPNALLARAADRSGTGLDFLEPGLRYGGTVSNKLDFLSLELAIVLGLAALPHVLMRLLAPRSSSVLRRSVVWAIGLVGAVCFGAGILGLGATALLGRDAIESTDRTGNASVLLLAHELGGSVLTALLTCLAYLTLLAVAVGLTLAAASSLAHDLYGEVIRKGRASETEELTVARLSGAVIGILGILLALVAWGANTATLAFLAFAIAASAILPTIIYTLFWRRFTAKGALLSLYGGLLSSVLLAVFSPVVSSAPASFYPEADFAWFPLQNPGIVSIPLGFLLGWLGTVLDKGPAEDSTAHEEFEVRMLVGADD, translated from the coding sequence GTGGTGACGATCGCCGCCATCGACGACAGCAGCCTCCAGCTGACGTTCGTACTGTTCCTGACCGTGGTCGTGATCACCCTGTTCACGGCCCTGCTGACGGCGCCCCAGCGCGACGAGATCAGCGAGTTCTACCTCGGCAACCGCACCATGTCGCCGTTGCGCAACGGCCTCGCCATGTGCGGCGACTACCTGTCCGCCGCCACCCTGCTGGGCAGCACCGGACTGGTCGCCCTGACCGGGTACGACGGACTGATGTACCTCGGCGGCACCACCGTCGCCTGGATGATGGTGCTGCTGCTCATCGCCGAACCCCTGCAGCGCACGGGCAGGTTCACCCTGGGCGACACGGTGGCGCTGCGCCTGCCCCGGCAGCAGCGGCCGGTGCGGGTGGCGCTGGCGGTCTGCATCCTGGCCATCACGACCCTCTACCTGGTGGCCCAACTCGTGGGCAGTGTCGCCCTGTTGACGCAGTTCACCGGCGCGCCGAGCGCCACCACCCGCACCCTGTGCGTGGCCGTGATCGGCACCTTCGTGATCCTGTACGCCTCCCTGGGAGGCATGCCCGGAGCGACGGTCATCCAGATCATCAAGGCCGTGATGCTGATCGTGGGCGTGCTGTTCACCGCGGGTTGGGTGCTGCACCGCTTCGACTGGAATCCCAACGCGCTGCTCGCCAGGGCGGCCGACCGCAGCGGAACCGGTCTGGACTTCCTCGAACCCGGGCTGCGCTACGGCGGCACCGTCAGCAACAAGCTGGACTTCCTCAGCCTCGAACTGGCCATCGTCCTCGGTCTCGCCGCCCTTCCGCACGTGCTGATGCGGCTGCTCGCCCCGCGCAGCAGCAGCGTTCTGCGCCGCTCCGTCGTGTGGGCGATCGGCCTGGTCGGCGCGGTCTGCTTCGGGGCCGGCATCCTCGGCCTGGGCGCCACCGCGCTCCTCGGCCGGGACGCCATCGAGAGCACGGACCGCACCGGCAACGCCTCCGTCCTGCTGCTCGCGCACGAGCTGGGCGGCAGCGTCCTCACCGCCCTGCTGACCTGCCTTGCGTATCTGACCCTGCTCGCCGTCGCGGTGGGTCTCACGCTGGCCGCTGCCTCGTCCCTCGCGCACGACCTGTACGGCGAGGTGATCCGCAAGGGCCGGGCGAGCGAGACGGAGGAGCTGACCGTCGCCCGGCTGTCCGGGGCGGTCATCGGCATCCTCGGCATCCTGCTGGCCCTGGTCGCGTGGGGGGCGAACACCGCGACGCTCGCGTTCCTGGCCTTCGCCATCGCGGCGTCCGCGATCCTGCCGACGATCATCTACACCCTCTTCTGGCGGCGCTTCACGGCGAAGGGAGCACTGCTCAGCCTCTACGGCGGTCTGCTCAGCTCCGTCCTGCTCGCCGTGTTCTCCCCCGTCGTCTCCTCCGCCCCGGCCTCGTTCTACCCCGAGGCCGACTTCGCCTGGTTCCCGCTCCAGAACCCCGGCATCGTCTCCATCCCCCTGGGCTTCCTGCTGGGCTGGCTCGGCACGGTGCTGGACAAGGGCCCGGCCGAGGACAGCACCGCACACGAGGAGTTCGAGGTACGGATGCTCGTGGGCGCCGACGACTGA
- a CDS encoding DUF485 domain-containing protein, translating to MPEFPPRRDDTPTFPLPHIDHAPPSRISDHPEFHSLRRAQRRFGTRATILSVGGFLLYVLLSSFVPAVMNQPLFGHLTIGLTLGLGQFVIMGVTAWCYVRHMRNRVDPLARGLRSRQYENENRRARAAAPPQGAGQPLQHGTRGFRTW from the coding sequence GTGCCCGAATTTCCACCGCGGCGGGATGACACTCCCACATTCCCGCTTCCGCACATCGATCACGCTCCGCCGTCTCGTATATCCGACCATCCCGAATTCCACTCTCTGCGTCGCGCGCAGCGCCGCTTCGGCACCCGGGCGACGATCCTGTCCGTCGGCGGATTCCTGCTGTATGTGCTGTTGTCGAGTTTTGTACCCGCGGTAATGAACCAGCCGCTTTTCGGTCACCTCACGATCGGGCTCACCCTCGGCCTCGGGCAGTTCGTGATCATGGGTGTGACCGCGTGGTGCTATGTCCGGCACATGCGCAACCGGGTCGATCCGCTCGCCCGCGGCCTGAGATCGCGTCAGTACGAGAACGAGAACCGCCGCGCCCGCGCGGCGGCGCCGCCCCAGGGGGCCGGGCAGCCCCTCCAGCACGGCACCAGGGGGTTCCGCACGTGGTGA
- a CDS encoding right-handed parallel beta-helix repeat-containing protein, translating into MRNAAIWSVAMTGAAMVMALAGPVGPAAAAGVTLVVAPNGDDSGPGTLARPLKTIQRAVDLARPGDTISVRGGTYALTDNVTITSSGTASQPITLAPHQGERVVLDGDKLPASHTPVGGSIPRAERGAIHMEASHWRISGLEIVNGPYGVYCDGCDGNVFARLSTHDNYESGFQLQGASSGNQILNLDSYRNRDPRKNGESADGLAIKEGSGSGNVVRGARLWNNVDDGFDAWEFASPVTIENTVAYGNGFNRWNFPDFAGDGNGFKLGGGSPAPAVPHTVRGSVSFQNAKHGFTDNGNPGSLALSRNSTYGNAGTGFDADVPGGTARLTGNLSVTDQRPAAVGSGTVASGNSWNIGGTWDAASVQSTDAAPLTGPRAADGSLPKAPAFLVPRSGTAVGARF; encoded by the coding sequence ATGCGCAACGCAGCGATCTGGTCGGTGGCGATGACGGGGGCCGCAATGGTCATGGCGCTGGCCGGGCCGGTGGGGCCGGCGGCCGCCGCGGGCGTGACGCTGGTCGTGGCGCCGAACGGGGACGACTCCGGCCCCGGCACGCTCGCCCGGCCGCTGAAGACCATCCAGCGGGCGGTGGACCTGGCGCGGCCCGGTGACACCATCAGCGTGCGCGGCGGGACGTACGCCCTCACGGACAACGTCACGATCACCAGCTCGGGGACCGCGTCCCAGCCCATCACCCTCGCGCCCCACCAGGGCGAACGTGTGGTCCTCGACGGGGACAAACTGCCCGCCAGCCACACGCCGGTCGGCGGCAGCATCCCGCGTGCCGAGCGCGGGGCGATCCACATGGAGGCGTCGCACTGGCGGATCTCGGGTCTGGAGATCGTCAACGGCCCGTACGGGGTGTACTGCGACGGCTGCGACGGCAATGTCTTCGCGCGCCTGAGCACGCACGACAACTACGAGTCCGGCTTCCAGCTCCAGGGCGCCTCCAGCGGCAACCAGATCCTGAACCTGGACAGTTACCGCAACCGAGACCCCCGCAAGAACGGCGAGAGCGCCGACGGCCTGGCCATCAAGGAGGGCAGCGGTTCGGGCAACGTGGTGCGCGGTGCCCGGCTGTGGAACAACGTCGACGACGGCTTCGACGCCTGGGAGTTCGCCTCCCCGGTCACGATCGAGAACACGGTGGCGTACGGCAACGGCTTCAACCGCTGGAACTTCCCCGACTTCGCGGGCGACGGAAACGGCTTCAAGCTCGGCGGGGGCAGCCCGGCCCCGGCGGTGCCCCACACGGTCCGGGGCAGCGTCTCGTTCCAGAACGCCAAGCACGGCTTCACCGACAACGGCAACCCCGGCTCCCTCGCCCTGAGCCGCAACTCCACGTACGGCAACGCCGGTACGGGCTTCGACGCCGACGTCCCGGGCGGAACCGCCAGGCTCACCGGCAACCTCTCCGTCACGGACCAGCGCCCGGCGGCCGTCGGCTCCGGGACCGTCGCCAGCGGCAACTCCTGGAACATCGGCGGCACTTGGGACGCCGCCTCGGTACAGAGCACCGACGCGGCTCCGCTCACGGGCCCCCGGGCGGCGGACGGTTCACTGCCGAAGGCGCCGGCGTTCCTCGTCCCCCGGTCCGGCACCGCGGTCGGCGCCCGCTTCTGA